Proteins from one Flavobacterium branchiarum genomic window:
- a CDS encoding rod shape-determining protein MreD: protein MNSALLINVSRFILLLAVQIIIFNNMNFLGYISPFPYILYIILYPVNGNKSGLLASSFLLGLFMDMFCNSGGIHATACIILAYYRPYIFKFTFGLSYEYQTIKLNDSLTPERFSFILVSVLLHHIILFTLEAFQFNFILDVLLRTLFSTIFTILTCIIIIYLIKPNRR, encoded by the coding sequence ATGAATAGCGCTTTGTTAATCAATGTTTCTCGATTTATCCTGCTATTGGCAGTTCAGATTATTATTTTTAATAACATGAATTTCCTAGGCTATATAAGTCCTTTCCCATATATACTGTATATAATTCTATATCCAGTAAATGGAAACAAATCTGGACTATTAGCTTCAAGTTTCTTACTAGGTCTTTTTATGGATATGTTTTGTAATTCAGGAGGAATACATGCTACGGCTTGTATAATTCTAGCTTATTACAGACCATACATATTTAAATTCACATTTGGTTTGAGTTATGAATATCAAACTATTAAACTAAATGACTCTTTAACTCCTGAGCGATTTTCATTTATATTAGTATCTGTATTATTACATCATATAATACTATTTACACTTGAAGCTTTCCAGTTTAACTTCATTTTAGATGTTTTACTACGAACTTTGTTTAGTACCATATTTACTATTTTAACTTGTATCATAATAATATATCTTATTAAGCCCAACAGAAGATGA
- the mreC gene encoding rod shape-determining protein MreC, producing the protein MQQIFNFIIRNSNRLLFLLLLGISLGLSIQSHSFHKSRVISSANFLSGGVYEKINTVNEYLNLKKENDELVLENARLKSLLFNAEDTVKLPLPDSIKGVKPADIIVSKVIHNSYNVHENYITINSGSNDGVKPDMGVINSLGIIGIVDNTSPRYATVVSILNTKSQINAKIKKSNHFGSLIWDGKSTGFVQLIDVPRLASVRKGDTIVTGGQSVIFPENIGIGTIEKIYTSKKTNYYTIDVKLFNDMTNLGHVYIIKSRDREELIKLEKREKDE; encoded by the coding sequence ATGCAGCAGATATTTAATTTTATTATAAGAAACAGTAATAGGCTACTGTTTTTGCTGCTTTTAGGTATTTCGTTAGGCCTCTCTATTCAATCACACTCTTTTCACAAAAGCAGAGTAATTAGTTCTGCTAATTTCTTAAGCGGTGGTGTTTATGAAAAAATAAACACTGTAAATGAGTATTTGAATCTAAAAAAAGAAAACGACGAATTAGTACTTGAAAACGCTAGACTAAAAAGTCTATTATTCAATGCTGAAGATACTGTAAAACTACCACTTCCAGATAGCATCAAAGGGGTTAAACCTGCTGATATTATTGTATCCAAAGTGATACACAACTCTTACAATGTACACGAGAATTACATTACAATAAACTCTGGTTCAAATGACGGGGTCAAACCTGATATGGGAGTAATTAATAGTTTAGGAATAATAGGTATTGTAGATAACACATCACCTAGATACGCAACGGTTGTTAGTATTCTTAACACTAAATCTCAGATCAATGCTAAGATTAAAAAATCAAACCATTTTGGTTCACTAATTTGGGATGGAAAAAGTACTGGATTTGTTCAACTAATAGATGTGCCTAGATTGGCTTCTGTTCGTAAAGGAGATACAATTGTAACTGGTGGTCAGTCTGTTATTTTTCCTGAAAACATAGGAATTGGTACTATTGAGAAAATATACACTTCAAAAAAGACAAATTATTACACTATCGATGTCAAATTATTTAATGACATGACGAATTTAGGACATGTATATATCATCAAGAGTAGAGATCGTGAGGAACTTATTAAACTAGAAAAAAGAGAAAAAGATGAATAG
- a CDS encoding rod shape-determining protein, translating to MGFFDFMTEDIAIDLGTANTLIIHNDKVVIDSPSIVARDRISGKIIAVGKEANMMQGKTHENIKTIRPLKDGVIADFDASEKMINMFIKSIPALKKRMFTPALRMVVCIPSGITEVEMRAVKESCERVNGKEVYLIHEPMAAAIGIGIDIMQPKGNMIVDIGGGTTEIAVIALGGIVCDKSVKIAGDVFTNDIVYYMRTQHNLFVGESTAEKIKIQIGAAIEDLDGPPEDMSVQGRDLLTGKPKQVDVSYREIAKALDKSIQRIEDAVMETLSQTPPELAADIYNTGIYLAGGGSMLRGLDKRISQKTDLPVYIAEDPLRAVVRGTGMALKNISKFKSILIK from the coding sequence ATGGGATTTTTTGATTTCATGACCGAGGATATTGCGATAGACCTTGGTACCGCAAACACTTTAATCATACATAATGATAAAGTAGTTATTGACAGTCCTTCAATCGTGGCACGTGATAGAATATCAGGCAAAATCATTGCTGTTGGTAAGGAAGCCAATATGATGCAAGGTAAAACCCATGAAAACATAAAGACCATAAGGCCACTTAAAGACGGTGTTATCGCTGACTTTGATGCTTCGGAAAAAATGATCAATATGTTCATCAAGAGTATTCCTGCATTGAAGAAAAGAATGTTTACTCCTGCATTACGTATGGTAGTATGTATTCCTTCAGGAATTACTGAAGTGGAAATGCGTGCTGTAAAAGAATCTTGTGAGAGAGTAAATGGTAAAGAAGTTTATTTGATTCACGAACCGATGGCGGCAGCTATTGGTATTGGAATTGACATTATGCAACCAAAAGGTAACATGATTGTTGATATCGGTGGTGGAACAACTGAAATTGCAGTAATCGCATTAGGCGGAATTGTATGCGACAAATCGGTAAAAATTGCTGGTGACGTATTTACAAATGATATTGTTTATTACATGCGTACACAACACAACTTATTTGTTGGAGAAAGTACTGCTGAAAAAATAAAAATTCAAATTGGTGCCGCTATCGAAGATTTAGATGGACCACCAGAAGATATGTCAGTTCAAGGTAGAGATTTACTTACTGGGAAACCAAAACAAGTAGATGTATCTTACCGTGAGATTGCTAAAGCATTAGACAAATCAATACAACGAATTGAAGATGCTGTAATGGAAACACTATCTCAAACACCTCCTGAATTAGCAGCTGATATCTACAATACAGGTATCTATCTTGCAGGTGGAGGATCTATGTTAAGAGGTCTTGATAAAAGAATTTCACAAAAAACAGATTTACCTGTTTACATTGCTGAAGATCCATTAAGAGCTGTAGTTCGCGGTACTGGAATGGCATTGAAAAACATTTCAAAATTCAAAAGTATCTTAATCAAATAA
- the purH gene encoding bifunctional phosphoribosylaminoimidazolecarboxamide formyltransferase/IMP cyclohydrolase, translating into MSTTKTIQSALISVFSKDGLEPIVRKLHEQKVTLYSTGGTEDFIKNLGIPVVPVEDITSFPEILGGRVKTLHPKIFGGILNRQDNESDVQQMKEFDIPQIDLVIVDLYPFEKTVASGASETDIIEKIDIGGISLIRAAAKNFKDTVIVASVNEYSLLLDLITEQNGATTLENRRLLATKAFHVSSHYDTAIFNYFNTDDTIYKESIADGQVLRYGENPHQKGFFFGDFDAMFQKLHGKELSYNNLLDVDAAVNLIAEFKTDGPTFAILKHNNACGLATRKTISEAYLAALACDPTSAFGGVLISNTNIDLATAQEINKLFCEVVIAPSFDPEAIAVLQEKKNRIILVQNEVELPTRQVRTCLNGLLIQDKNNVTDNKEHLKTVTITAPTEQEVEDLLFASKICKNTKSNTIVFAKNGTLISSGTGQTSRVDALVQAIDKAKAFGFDLNGASMASDAFFPFPDCVELAKKAGITAVIQPGGSIKDELSINYCNENKVAMVFTGTRHFKH; encoded by the coding sequence ATGAGCACAACTAAAACTATTCAATCTGCATTAATTTCAGTCTTTTCGAAAGATGGACTCGAACCAATTGTAAGAAAACTACACGAACAAAAAGTAACTCTTTACTCAACTGGAGGAACAGAAGATTTTATTAAAAACTTAGGAATTCCTGTAGTTCCTGTTGAAGACATTACTTCATTTCCTGAAATTTTAGGCGGAAGAGTAAAAACACTACACCCGAAAATTTTTGGTGGAATTTTAAACCGTCAAGACAACGAAAGTGATGTTCAACAAATGAAGGAATTTGATATTCCTCAAATTGATTTAGTGATTGTTGACTTATACCCATTTGAAAAAACTGTTGCATCGGGAGCTAGCGAAACTGATATTATCGAAAAAATTGATATTGGTGGAATTTCATTAATTCGTGCGGCTGCAAAAAACTTTAAAGACACTGTTATTGTGGCTTCTGTAAATGAGTACAGCTTATTATTGGATTTAATTACGGAACAAAACGGAGCAACAACTCTTGAAAACAGAAGATTACTTGCAACAAAAGCTTTTCACGTTTCGTCTCACTACGATACTGCAATTTTTAATTACTTCAATACTGACGATACGATCTACAAAGAAAGCATTGCTGATGGACAAGTATTGCGATATGGCGAAAACCCACATCAAAAAGGATTCTTCTTTGGAGATTTTGATGCTATGTTCCAAAAACTTCACGGAAAAGAATTATCATACAACAACTTGCTTGATGTAGATGCTGCCGTGAACTTAATTGCAGAATTTAAAACTGACGGACCTACGTTTGCAATTTTAAAACACAACAATGCATGTGGTTTAGCTACAAGAAAAACGATTAGCGAAGCTTATTTAGCAGCTTTGGCTTGTGATCCTACATCAGCATTTGGTGGAGTTTTAATTTCAAACACAAACATTGATTTAGCTACAGCTCAAGAAATAAATAAATTATTTTGCGAAGTTGTAATCGCTCCAAGTTTTGATCCTGAGGCAATTGCAGTTTTACAAGAAAAGAAAAACAGAATTATTTTAGTTCAAAACGAAGTTGAGCTACCTACAAGACAAGTTAGAACTTGCTTAAATGGACTTTTAATTCAAGATAAAAACAATGTTACTGACAATAAAGAGCATTTAAAAACCGTTACAATTACAGCACCTACAGAACAAGAAGTTGAAGATTTATTATTCGCTTCAAAGATTTGTAAGAATACAAAATCGAACACAATCGTATTTGCAAAAAACGGAACTTTAATTTCATCTGGAACGGGACAAACCTCTCGCGTAGACGCTTTAGTTCAAGCAATTGATAAAGCAAAAGCATTTGGATTTGATTTAAACGGAGCTTCGATGGCAAGTGATGCATTTTTCCCATTTCCGGATTGTGTAGAATTAGCCAAAAAAGCAGGAATTACCGCTGTAATTCAGCCGGGTGGATCGATAAAAGACGAATTAAGCATCAATTATTGCAATGAAAATAAAGTTGCAATGGTATTTACAGGAACGCGTCATTTTAAACATTAA
- a CDS encoding ABC transporter permease encodes MLLYFRLLKESFGFAMNALRSNKLRTLLSLLGVTIGIFSIIAVLAAVDSLNRKITKDLSSLDKNTIYLMRFSFGPTDIPQWKREQFPNVKYDEYTYLKNNLTNTNQVGYQLFVKRESLKYDSKTVSDVNVVPVSSEFMDIEGLDFEKGRFYNEAESNSGAPVIVLGHDIAEGLFGDSEPLGKNIRLYGQRFTVIGVIKKQGAGMFGDSNDTSAFFPANFLRRMYGDNNDGMTPVIVLKPEKGIDMDAYKAEVSQKLRAYRGLKAGQIDNFFVNVFSGFTDFIDGIIGQMNLMGWVISGFSLLVGGFGIANIMFVSVKERTNLIGIQKSLGAKNKFILFQFLFEAIILSVIGGAIGLILVWIISVILTKALDFEFVLGMGNILLGTGLAALIGLIAGILPAISASKLDPVEAIRTGM; translated from the coding sequence ATGCTACTTTATTTTCGATTGTTAAAGGAAAGTTTTGGTTTTGCGATGAATGCTTTACGAAGTAACAAATTAAGAACTTTGTTGTCGTTGTTGGGGGTTACCATTGGTATTTTTTCGATTATTGCCGTACTTGCAGCAGTGGATTCATTGAATAGAAAAATCACCAAAGACCTAAGTAGTCTAGATAAGAACACTATTTATTTAATGCGATTTTCTTTTGGACCAACGGATATTCCACAATGGAAAAGGGAGCAGTTTCCCAATGTTAAATATGATGAATATACGTATCTTAAAAATAACCTTACAAATACAAATCAAGTAGGATACCAACTTTTTGTTAAACGCGAGAGTTTAAAATACGATTCAAAAACGGTGAGCGATGTAAATGTAGTTCCAGTTTCTAGTGAATTTATGGATATCGAAGGTTTGGATTTTGAAAAAGGGCGTTTTTATAATGAGGCAGAATCAAATTCTGGAGCGCCAGTTATAGTTTTAGGACACGATATTGCCGAAGGACTATTTGGAGATTCGGAGCCTCTAGGGAAAAATATTCGTTTGTACGGACAGCGTTTTACTGTTATTGGAGTAATAAAAAAACAAGGAGCTGGGATGTTTGGAGATAGTAATGATACATCGGCTTTTTTTCCAGCAAACTTTTTGCGTAGAATGTATGGAGATAACAATGACGGAATGACTCCTGTTATTGTTTTGAAGCCTGAAAAAGGAATTGATATGGATGCGTATAAAGCAGAAGTATCTCAGAAATTAAGAGCCTATCGTGGATTGAAGGCAGGACAAATTGATAATTTCTTTGTTAATGTGTTTTCTGGTTTTACTGATTTTATAGATGGTATTATAGGTCAAATGAATTTAATGGGCTGGGTGATAAGTGGATTCTCTCTTCTTGTTGGAGGTTTTGGAATTGCGAATATTATGTTTGTATCAGTTAAAGAACGAACAAATCTTATTGGAATTCAAAAGTCTTTAGGAGCAAAAAATAAATTTATCTTGTTTCAGTTTTTATTCGAAGCAATCATTCTTTCCGTTATAGGCGGGGCAATAGGATTAATTTTGGTTTGGATAATTTCTGTAATTCTTACCAAAGCTCTCGATTTTGAATTTGTTCTCGGAATGGGGAATATTCTTCTTGGAACTGGTCTAGCAGCATTAATCGGATTAATAGCTGGAATTCTTCCCGCAATATCTGCTTCTAAGTTAGATCCTGTTGAAGCAATTAGAACTGGGATGTAG
- a CDS encoding helix-turn-helix domain-containing protein, whose amino-acid sequence MSTITKPNHIGRKISRIRELRDMKQEALAQALGTSQQAVSTMENSETIDDTKLEEVAKALGVSAEGIKNFTDESMTSYLNNYYDNSVSNGINGMFNPSHCTFNPLDKVVELYERLVLAEKEKVEYLEKLLNKK is encoded by the coding sequence ATGAGCACAATAACAAAACCAAATCACATAGGACGAAAAATAAGTCGCATTCGCGAACTTAGAGATATGAAACAAGAAGCATTAGCGCAGGCTTTAGGAACATCTCAACAAGCTGTTTCTACAATGGAAAACAGCGAAACGATTGATGATACAAAACTTGAAGAAGTAGCTAAAGCTCTTGGAGTAAGTGCTGAAGGCATAAAAAATTTTACTGACGAAAGTATGACAAGTTATTTAAATAATTATTACGACAATAGTGTAAGCAATGGGATAAACGGAATGTTCAATCCTAGCCACTGTACATTCAACCCACTAGATAAAGTTGTTGAACTTTACGAACGTTTAGTTTTAGCTGAAAAAGAGAAAGTTGAATATTTGGAAAAATTATTGAACAAAAAATAA
- the accD gene encoding acetyl-CoA carboxylase, carboxyltransferase subunit beta, giving the protein MAWFKRQEKGITTPTEEKMDVPKGLWYKSPTGKIIDADELARNLFVSPEDDFHVRIGSAIYFEILFDNNEFVELDKNLTSKDPLHFVDTKRYADRLKDVMEKTQLKDAVRTGVGKSKGKDVVICCMDFAFIGGSMGAVVGEKIARGIDHAIKNRMPFVMISKSGGARMMEAAYSLMQLAKTSVKLAQLAEAGLPYISLCTDPTTGGTTASYAMLGDINISEPGALIGFAGPRVVRDTTGKDLPEGFQTAEFLLEHGFLDFITPRKELKDKINLYIDLIQNNNIR; this is encoded by the coding sequence ATGGCTTGGTTTAAAAGACAAGAAAAAGGGATTACTACTCCTACTGAAGAGAAAATGGATGTCCCAAAAGGACTTTGGTATAAATCTCCAACAGGAAAAATTATTGATGCTGATGAGTTGGCTCGTAACTTATTTGTAAGCCCAGAAGATGATTTCCATGTTAGAATTGGAAGCGCAATCTATTTTGAAATTTTATTTGACAACAATGAATTTGTTGAATTAGATAAAAATCTTACTTCTAAAGATCCTTTGCATTTTGTTGATACAAAAAGATATGCAGATCGATTAAAAGATGTAATGGAAAAAACCCAACTTAAAGACGCAGTGCGTACTGGAGTTGGAAAATCAAAAGGGAAAGACGTTGTTATCTGCTGTATGGACTTTGCCTTCATTGGTGGTTCTATGGGAGCTGTTGTGGGTGAAAAAATCGCAAGAGGAATCGACCATGCAATCAAAAACAGAATGCCTTTTGTAATGATTTCAAAATCAGGTGGAGCTCGTATGATGGAAGCCGCTTACTCTTTAATGCAGTTAGCTAAAACATCTGTAAAATTGGCTCAACTTGCTGAAGCTGGATTACCTTACATTTCTTTATGTACTGACCCAACAACAGGAGGAACAACTGCATCTTACGCGATGTTAGGAGATATTAATATTTCTGAACCAGGCGCTTTAATTGGATTTGCTGGACCTAGAGTTGTTAGAGATACTACAGGAAAAGATTTACCAGAAGGTTTCCAAACTGCAGAATTCCTTTTAGAACATGGCTTTTTAGACTTTATCACGCCAAGAAAAGAATTAAAAGACAAGATCAACTTGTATATTGATTTGATTCAGAATAACAATATTAGATAG
- the fbaA gene encoding class II fructose-bisphosphate aldolase translates to MAHNIKPGVATGDQVQEIFNYAKEKGFALPAVNVTGSSTINGVLETAAKLNAPVIIQFSNGGAQFNAGKGLSNANEKAAIAGGIAGAKHIHTLAEAYGATVILHTDHCAKKLLPWIDGLLDASEKHFAETGKPLYSSHMIDLSEEPIEENIEICKGYLARMSKMGMTLEIELGITGGEEDGVDNSDVDSSKLYTQPEEVAYAYEELSKISPKFTIAAAFGNVHGVYKPGNVKLTPKILKNSQDFVQDKFKTGHNPVDFVFHGGSGSTLEEIREAIGYGVIKMNIDTDLQFAYTEGIRDYMVKNIDYLKTQIGNPEGADVPNKKYYDPRRWVRESEVTFNARLEQAFADLNNVNTL, encoded by the coding sequence ATGGCACATAATATTAAACCCGGAGTCGCTACAGGGGATCAGGTTCAAGAGATTTTTAATTATGCAAAAGAAAAAGGATTTGCACTTCCTGCAGTAAACGTTACTGGATCAAGTACAATCAATGGTGTTCTTGAAACTGCAGCAAAACTAAATGCACCGGTTATTATTCAATTTTCTAACGGAGGAGCTCAATTTAACGCTGGAAAAGGATTATCTAATGCTAACGAAAAAGCAGCAATCGCAGGTGGAATCGCTGGAGCAAAACACATTCATACTTTAGCAGAAGCTTACGGTGCAACAGTAATTTTACATACTGACCACTGTGCTAAAAAATTATTACCTTGGATTGATGGTTTGTTAGATGCATCTGAAAAACATTTTGCTGAAACAGGAAAACCATTATACAGCTCTCACATGATTGATTTATCTGAGGAGCCAATCGAAGAAAACATCGAAATTTGCAAAGGATACCTAGCTAGAATGAGCAAAATGGGAATGACACTTGAAATCGAACTTGGAATTACAGGTGGCGAAGAAGATGGTGTTGACAACTCTGATGTAGATAGCTCTAAATTATACACGCAACCAGAAGAAGTAGCTTACGCTTACGAAGAATTATCTAAAATAAGCCCTAAGTTTACTATTGCTGCAGCTTTTGGTAACGTTCACGGTGTTTACAAACCAGGAAACGTAAAATTGACTCCAAAAATCCTAAAAAACTCTCAAGATTTCGTTCAAGACAAATTCAAAACTGGTCATAACCCAGTAGATTTTGTTTTCCACGGAGGTTCAGGTTCTACACTTGAAGAAATTAGAGAAGCAATTGGATACGGAGTTATCAAAATGAACATCGATACTGATTTACAGTTCGCATATACAGAAGGAATCCGTGATTATATGGTTAAAAATATTGACTATTTAAAAACTCAAATCGGTAACCCAGAAGGTGCTGATGTTCCTAACAAAAAATACTACGACCCAAGAAGATGGGTACGTGAAAGTGAAGTAACATTCAACGCAAGACTTGAACAAGCTTTTGCTGATTTGAATAACGTAAATACTTTATAA
- a CDS encoding BamA/TamA family outer membrane protein — MRKISTKIVAFILIAIFISACNSVKRIPNGKKLLTKNEIIVNDKSIKDENIFNQLYQKPNSTLIGGYKLRLNLYNLANPNPDSTFQAEYVNNTKRYNRLSKLLSAKQVDRLGQSFLYKGINDFFKTTGEPPVIIDTSKVRKSSMRLKYHYFHNGYFNTKTAYTIDSVGTKKAKIRYTITTGKPYLLDTIKTSISSPDVDSLYIKSIENTVLKSGNQYKTSDLEEEKNRITTYFRNHGVYYFQSNNVTYNIDTINKKDKANIDLIIKDYNYQDKDSSRTVPFKVYKISDVNIYTDYSAANAKSEITDSTTYKNFNLFSYKKLKYKPYAITDAIFITKGTVFADFKTTLTTRYLNNLKIFNYPSIHYEVDKRDSTAQSLIAKIYLTPRKKYSFGTTLDVTHSNIQDFGIGFSLSQTIRNVFNGAETLEIAGRVNVGSSQDLANPNGTFFNASEYGVDIKLNVPRILMPFGTEKIIPKSMIPSTIMTAGFAKQRNIGLDKENFTGAFTYNWTPKRNNTARIDLFNVQYVRNLNPQNYYRVYRSSYNALNDLAATYNTKPEYIDQETGDLKIEEGTNGFTNDILNKNILIPQSDFQTVESIEERRVRLTENDFILASNYTFTKTTKKDLLDNTFYLFKAKIETAGSLLSLISKAANLQKNANGNYQIFNLEYSEYLKTEFEYIKHWDLSKEKVVAVRTFFGIAVPFGNSDYIPFSRSYYSGGSNDNRAWQPYSLGPGSTGAVNDFNEANMKIAISGEFRYKVLGKLKGAIFADAGNIWNVLDNVTDEKATFKNFGDLKDIALGTGIGFRYDLSFFVIRFDLGFKTYNPAYETGKRWFRDYNFGHSVLNFGINYPF, encoded by the coding sequence TTGAGAAAGATTTCCACAAAAATAGTAGCATTTATTCTAATAGCAATATTTATTTCAGCTTGTAATTCTGTAAAAAGAATTCCTAATGGCAAAAAACTACTTACTAAGAACGAAATCATAGTAAATGACAAGTCTATTAAGGATGAAAATATATTCAACCAATTGTACCAAAAACCAAACAGTACACTTATTGGTGGGTACAAGCTACGTCTAAATTTATACAACTTAGCCAATCCAAATCCAGATTCTACTTTTCAGGCAGAATATGTAAACAACACTAAAAGATACAACAGACTATCAAAATTATTATCTGCAAAACAGGTTGATCGCCTCGGACAGTCGTTTTTATATAAAGGAATAAATGATTTTTTTAAAACTACTGGAGAACCTCCTGTAATTATCGATACTAGCAAAGTAAGAAAATCCTCTATGCGTTTAAAATACCATTATTTCCACAATGGCTATTTTAACACCAAAACTGCTTATACCATTGATAGTGTAGGTACCAAAAAAGCAAAAATCCGTTATACGATAACAACTGGAAAACCCTACCTTTTAGACACAATTAAGACTAGCATATCATCACCTGATGTGGATTCGCTATATATCAAAAGTATTGAAAACACGGTATTAAAATCTGGAAACCAATACAAAACTAGTGACTTGGAGGAAGAAAAAAACCGTATAACTACTTATTTCAGAAATCACGGAGTATATTATTTTCAATCTAATAATGTAACCTATAACATTGACACTATAAATAAAAAAGACAAAGCCAACATAGATCTAATCATTAAAGACTACAACTATCAGGATAAAGATTCTAGCAGAACCGTACCTTTTAAAGTTTACAAAATTAGCGACGTTAATATCTATACTGATTATTCGGCCGCGAATGCTAAATCAGAAATCACAGATAGTACCACTTACAAAAACTTTAATTTATTCAGTTATAAAAAATTAAAGTACAAGCCCTATGCTATAACTGATGCTATTTTTATTACTAAAGGAACTGTTTTTGCTGATTTCAAAACAACTCTTACAACACGATATTTAAACAATTTAAAGATCTTTAATTATCCATCTATCCATTACGAAGTAGATAAAAGAGATTCAACAGCGCAATCTTTAATTGCAAAAATATACCTAACGCCTAGAAAAAAATATAGTTTCGGAACCACATTAGATGTTACCCATTCTAACATTCAGGATTTCGGAATCGGTTTTAGTCTTTCGCAAACGATTCGTAATGTCTTTAATGGTGCCGAAACACTAGAAATTGCAGGACGTGTTAATGTTGGTTCTTCACAAGATTTAGCAAATCCAAATGGGACTTTCTTTAACGCATCAGAATATGGTGTGGATATTAAGCTAAACGTACCTAGAATATTAATGCCTTTTGGAACCGAGAAAATCATCCCTAAAAGTATGATTCCGTCAACAATAATGACAGCAGGTTTTGCAAAACAAAGAAATATTGGTCTAGACAAAGAAAATTTCACGGGTGCATTTACCTATAATTGGACACCAAAAAGAAATAATACTGCACGTATTGATCTTTTTAACGTGCAATATGTGCGAAATTTAAATCCGCAAAATTATTACAGAGTGTATCGTTCATCTTATAATGCACTGAATGATCTTGCTGCAACATACAATACAAAACCAGAATATATCGATCAAGAAACGGGGGATTTAAAAATAGAAGAAGGAACAAACGGGTTTACTAATGATATCTTAAATAAAAACATCCTAATCCCACAAAGTGATTTTCAAACAGTAGAAAGCATTGAAGAAAGAAGGGTACGACTTACAGAAAATGATTTCATATTGGCATCAAATTATACTTTTACCAAAACGACTAAGAAAGATTTATTAGACAATACTTTTTATCTCTTCAAAGCAAAAATTGAAACAGCCGGATCCTTACTATCCTTAATCTCTAAAGCGGCTAATTTGCAAAAAAATGCAAATGGTAATTACCAAATTTTCAATTTAGAATACTCAGAATATTTAAAAACAGAATTTGAATACATTAAGCACTGGGATTTATCAAAAGAAAAAGTCGTAGCTGTACGAACATTTTTTGGTATTGCAGTTCCTTTTGGTAACTCAGATTATATTCCTTTCTCTAGAAGTTACTATTCTGGAGGATCAAATGACAACAGAGCTTGGCAACCCTACTCATTAGGACCAGGAAGTACTGGAGCTGTCAACGATTTTAATGAAGCGAATATGAAAATTGCAATTAGTGGCGAATTTAGATATAAAGTATTAGGGAAATTAAAAGGAGCTATTTTTGCAGATGCAGGAAATATCTGGAATGTACTGGATAATGTAACAGATGAGAAAGCAACTTTTAAAAATTTCGGTGATCTTAAAGACATTGCACTAGGAACAGGAATAGGGTTTCGCTATGATTTAAGTTTTTTCGTAATCCGTTTTGACTTAGGATTTAAAACCTACAATCCTGCTTACGAAACAGGCAAACGTTGGTTCAGAGATTACAACTTCGGACACTCCGTTTTAAATTTTGGAATAAATTATCCTTTCTAA